A genomic stretch from Apteryx mantelli isolate bAptMan1 chromosome 28, bAptMan1.hap1, whole genome shotgun sequence includes:
- the LOC136994344 gene encoding feather keratin Cos1-1/Cos1-3/Cos2-1, with protein MSCFNPCQPCRPCGPTPLASSCNEPCVRQCQDSTVVIEPSPVVVTLPGPILSSFPQNTAVGSSTSAAVGSILSSQGVPISSGGFSLSGISSRYSGSRCLPC; from the coding sequence atgtcctgcttcaacccatgccagccatgccggccctgcggcccgaCCCCGCTGGCCAGCAGCTGCAAtgagccctgtgtcaggcagtgccaggactccaccGTCGTCATCGAGCCCTCTCCCgtggtggtgaccctgcccggccccatcctcagctccttcccgcagaacaccgccgtgggatcctccacctccgctgccgttggcagcatcctcagctctcagggagtccccatctcctccgggGGCTTCAGCCTCTCTGGCATCAGCAGCCGCTACTCTGGCTCGAGGTGCCTGCCCTGCTAA